A section of the Haliaeetus albicilla chromosome 6, bHalAlb1.1, whole genome shotgun sequence genome encodes:
- the ZYX gene encoding zyxin isoform X2, which translates to MASPGAPGTRMTSTVSINISTPSFYNPQKKFAPVVAPKPKVNPFKAGGASDSSLPPPPGAGAQRAQIGKVGEIPSASVSLPAEDLPLPPPPPPGEEASFSANCAFPPPPPPFEEPFPPAPEEVFPSPPPPPPPMFDEGPVSKIPAPQVSPGSTGSLEKPSAPKAPVEIPSAPRDTPHSFPSKFTPKPSGSLPFKPPGVDLTPSPTPWAAPQQRKEPLAPVPPPPSLPSAQPTPKFTPPPVAGSPKSGSKSGANVPTAPSNSTRYPTSLQTQFTAPSPSGPSSRPQPPNFTYAQQRERPQVQEKPRPTEQPAAAKDMHRPAGSSADPPRGNSCLTMKEVEELEMLTQKLMKDMEHPPPAEAATSELCGFCRKPLSRTQPAVRALDCLFHVECFTCFKCEKQLQGQQFYNVDEKPFCEDCYAGTLEKCSVCKQTITDRMLKATGNSYHPQCFTCVMCHTPLEGASFIVDQANQPHCVDDYHRKYAPRCSVCSEPIMPEPGKDETVRVVALEKNFHMKCYKCEDCGKPLSIEADENGCFPLDGHVLCIKCHTVRAKTAR; encoded by the exons ATGGCCTCCCCGGGTGCCCCAGGGACCCGCATGACATCCACAGTCAGTATCAACATTTCTACCCCTTCCTTCTACAACCCGCAGAAGAAGTTTGCGCCTGTGGTCGCCCCTAAACCCAAGGTGAACCCCTTCAAGGCTGGGGGTGCGTCAGACTCATCGCTGCCCCCTCCTCCTGGAGCTGGTGCCCAGCGTGCTCAGATAGGGAAGGTGGGGGAGATTCCATCAGCATCCGTGTCCCTGCCGGCAGAAG ACTTGCCgctgccacctcctcccccacctGGAGAGGAGGCAAGTTTCTCCGCAAACTGTgcttttcccccacccccaccaccctTTGAAGAGCCTTTTCCACCAGCCCcagaagaagtttttccttctcctcctcctcctccgccgccgaTGTTTGATGAAGGGCCTGTGAGCAAGATACCTGCCCCTCAG GTATCTCCAGGATCCACAGGTTCTCTGGAGAAACCATCGGCCCCAAAAGCCCCTGTGGAAATACCATCTGCACCCAGAGATACTCCTCATTCCTTTCCTTCCAAGTTCACTCCAAAGCCAAGTGGAAGCTTACCTTTCAAGCCCCCTGGAGTGGATTTGACCCCTTCTCCAACCCCATGGGCAGCCCCACAGCAACGCAAGGAGCCCCTAGCACCAGTCCCTCCacccccttctctcccttctgcTCAGCCTACCCCTAAATTCACCCCACCCCCTGTTGCTGGCTCTCCTAAGTCTGGGTCCAAATCAGGTGCCAATGTTCCCACGGCTCCCTCAAACTCTACAAGATATCCTACCTCCCTTCAGACTCAGTTCACAGCCCCTTCACCTTCAGGTCCCTCCTCTCGGCCACAGCCTCCCAATTTCACGTATGCCCAGCAGAGGGAAAGACCCCAAGTGCAGGAGAAGCCACGTCCCACAGAACAACCTGCTGCTGCAAAAGACATG catAGACCCGCAGGCTCCAGTGCAGATCCACCAAGGGGAAATTCCTGTCTGACCATGAAGGAGGTAGAAGAGCTGGAGATGTTGACCCAGAAACTAATGAAGGATATGGAGCATCCACCGCCAGCAGAGGCTGCTACTTCTG AGCTCTGTGGCTTCTGCCGGAAGCCCCTGTCACGAACCCAGCCAGCTGTGAGGGCCCTGGACTGCCTCTTCCATGTGGAATGCTTCACCTGCTTCAAATGTGAGAAGCAGCTGCAGGGGCAGCAGTTCTACAACGTGGATGAGAAGCCCTTCTGCGAGGACTGCTATGCT GGGACCTTGGAAAAGTGCAGTGTCTGCAAACAGACCATCACAGACCGGATGCTGAAGGCCACTGGTAACTCATACCATCCCCAGTGCTTCACTTGCGTGATGTGCCATACCCCTCTGGAGGGGGCTTCTTTCATTGTGGACCAGGCCAACCAGCCTCACTGTGTGGATGACTACCACAG GAAGTATGCTCCACGCTGCTCAGTCTGTAGTGAGCCTATCATGCCAGAGCCTGGAAAGGATGAGACGGTGCGTGTGGTGGCACTGGAGAAAAATTTCCACATGAAATGTTACAAGTGTGAG GACTGTGGGAAGCCCTTGTCCATTGAAGCAGACGAGAATGGGTGCTTTCCACTGGATGGGCATGTGCTGTGCATCAAATGTCACACTGTTCGTGCCAAAACAGCACGCTGA
- the ZYX gene encoding zyxin isoform X1 — translation MASPGAPGTRMTSTVSINISTPSFYNPQKKFAPVVAPKPKVNPFKAGGASDSSLPPPPGAGAQRAQIGKVGEIPSASVSLPAEDLPLPPPPPPGEEASFSANCAFPPPPPPFEEPFPPAPEEVFPSPPPPPPPMFDEGPVSKIPAPQVRGKMSSIDLEIDSLSVMLDDMEKNDPFKSRVSPGSTGSLEKPSAPKAPVEIPSAPRDTPHSFPSKFTPKPSGSLPFKPPGVDLTPSPTPWAAPQQRKEPLAPVPPPPSLPSAQPTPKFTPPPVAGSPKSGSKSGANVPTAPSNSTRYPTSLQTQFTAPSPSGPSSRPQPPNFTYAQQRERPQVQEKPRPTEQPAAAKDMHRPAGSSADPPRGNSCLTMKEVEELEMLTQKLMKDMEHPPPAEAATSELCGFCRKPLSRTQPAVRALDCLFHVECFTCFKCEKQLQGQQFYNVDEKPFCEDCYAGTLEKCSVCKQTITDRMLKATGNSYHPQCFTCVMCHTPLEGASFIVDQANQPHCVDDYHRKYAPRCSVCSEPIMPEPGKDETVRVVALEKNFHMKCYKCEDCGKPLSIEADENGCFPLDGHVLCIKCHTVRAKTAR, via the exons ATGGCCTCCCCGGGTGCCCCAGGGACCCGCATGACATCCACAGTCAGTATCAACATTTCTACCCCTTCCTTCTACAACCCGCAGAAGAAGTTTGCGCCTGTGGTCGCCCCTAAACCCAAGGTGAACCCCTTCAAGGCTGGGGGTGCGTCAGACTCATCGCTGCCCCCTCCTCCTGGAGCTGGTGCCCAGCGTGCTCAGATAGGGAAGGTGGGGGAGATTCCATCAGCATCCGTGTCCCTGCCGGCAGAAG ACTTGCCgctgccacctcctcccccacctGGAGAGGAGGCAAGTTTCTCCGCAAACTGTgcttttcccccacccccaccaccctTTGAAGAGCCTTTTCCACCAGCCCcagaagaagtttttccttctcctcctcctcctccgccgccgaTGTTTGATGAAGGGCCTGTGAGCAAGATACCTGCCCCTCAG GTACGTGGCAAGATGAGCAGCATTGATCTTGAGATTGACTCACTGTCCGTAATGTTGGATGACATGGAGAAGAACGACCCCTTCAAATCCCGG GTATCTCCAGGATCCACAGGTTCTCTGGAGAAACCATCGGCCCCAAAAGCCCCTGTGGAAATACCATCTGCACCCAGAGATACTCCTCATTCCTTTCCTTCCAAGTTCACTCCAAAGCCAAGTGGAAGCTTACCTTTCAAGCCCCCTGGAGTGGATTTGACCCCTTCTCCAACCCCATGGGCAGCCCCACAGCAACGCAAGGAGCCCCTAGCACCAGTCCCTCCacccccttctctcccttctgcTCAGCCTACCCCTAAATTCACCCCACCCCCTGTTGCTGGCTCTCCTAAGTCTGGGTCCAAATCAGGTGCCAATGTTCCCACGGCTCCCTCAAACTCTACAAGATATCCTACCTCCCTTCAGACTCAGTTCACAGCCCCTTCACCTTCAGGTCCCTCCTCTCGGCCACAGCCTCCCAATTTCACGTATGCCCAGCAGAGGGAAAGACCCCAAGTGCAGGAGAAGCCACGTCCCACAGAACAACCTGCTGCTGCAAAAGACATG catAGACCCGCAGGCTCCAGTGCAGATCCACCAAGGGGAAATTCCTGTCTGACCATGAAGGAGGTAGAAGAGCTGGAGATGTTGACCCAGAAACTAATGAAGGATATGGAGCATCCACCGCCAGCAGAGGCTGCTACTTCTG AGCTCTGTGGCTTCTGCCGGAAGCCCCTGTCACGAACCCAGCCAGCTGTGAGGGCCCTGGACTGCCTCTTCCATGTGGAATGCTTCACCTGCTTCAAATGTGAGAAGCAGCTGCAGGGGCAGCAGTTCTACAACGTGGATGAGAAGCCCTTCTGCGAGGACTGCTATGCT GGGACCTTGGAAAAGTGCAGTGTCTGCAAACAGACCATCACAGACCGGATGCTGAAGGCCACTGGTAACTCATACCATCCCCAGTGCTTCACTTGCGTGATGTGCCATACCCCTCTGGAGGGGGCTTCTTTCATTGTGGACCAGGCCAACCAGCCTCACTGTGTGGATGACTACCACAG GAAGTATGCTCCACGCTGCTCAGTCTGTAGTGAGCCTATCATGCCAGAGCCTGGAAAGGATGAGACGGTGCGTGTGGTGGCACTGGAGAAAAATTTCCACATGAAATGTTACAAGTGTGAG GACTGTGGGAAGCCCTTGTCCATTGAAGCAGACGAGAATGGGTGCTTTCCACTGGATGGGCATGTGCTGTGCATCAAATGTCACACTGTTCGTGCCAAAACAGCACGCTGA